A single Hemiscyllium ocellatum isolate sHemOce1 chromosome 18, sHemOce1.pat.X.cur, whole genome shotgun sequence DNA region contains:
- the LOC132824188 gene encoding basic proline-rich protein-like, whose translation PPSPFPPPPPPPPPPPPPPPPPPPPPPPPPPPPPPPPPPPPPPPPPPPPPPPPPPPPPPPPPPPPPPPPPPPPPPPPPPPPPPPPPPPPPPPPPPPPPPPPPPPPPPPPPPPPPPPPPPPPPPPPPPPPPPPPPPPPPPPPPPPPPPPPPPPPPPPPPPPPPPPPPPPPPPPPPPPPPPPPPPPPPPPPPPTPPPPPPPPPPPPPPPPPPPPPPPPPPPPPPPPPPPPPTPPPPPPPPPPPPPPPPPPPPPPPPPPPPPPPPPPPPPPPPPPPPPPPPPPPPPPPPPPPPPPPPPPPPPPPPPPPPPPPPPPPPPPPPPPPPPPPPPPPPPPPAPPPPPPPHPPPPPPPPPPPPPPPPTPPPPPPP comes from the coding sequence ccaccttcccccttcccccccccccccccccccccccccccccccccccccccccccccccccccccccccccccccccccccccccccccccccccccccccccccccccccccccccccccccccccccccccccccccccccccccccccccccccccccccccccccccccccccccccccccccccccccccccccccccccccccccccccccccccccccccccccccccccccccccccccccccccccccccccccccccccccccccccccccccccccccccccccccccccccccccccccccccccccccccccccccccccccccccccccccccccccccccccccccccccccccccccccccccccccccccccccccccccccccccccccccccccccccccccccccccccccccccccccccccccccccccccccccccccccccccccccccccccccccccccccccccccccccccccccccccccccccccccccccccccccccccccccccccccccccccccccccccccccccccccccccccacccccccccccccccccccccccccccccccccccccccccccccccccccccccccccccccccccccccccccccccccccccccccccccccccccccccccccccccccaccccccccccccccccccccccccccccccccccccccccccccccccccccccccccccccccccccccccccccccccccccccccccccccccccccccccccccccccccccccccccccccccccccccccccccccccccccccccccccccccccccccccccccccccccccccccccccccccccccccccccccccccccccccccccccccccccccccccccccccccccccccccccccccccccccccccccccccccccccccccccccccccccccaccccccccccccccccccgccccccccccccccccccccccccaccccccccccccccccccccccccgccccccccccccccccccccccccacccccccccccccccccccaccc